The following is a genomic window from Bacteroidia bacterium.
GACCATCGCATTTCAGGTTCTTTTCTTTCTCCTCCTCAGCACCGGCGCTCGATTCACCAGAGACTGGTTTCGTTTGCAGCGGTTGAGTGCCGAATTGAAGCGCGAGCGCGAGAATGCGGAACTGGCGTTACTCCGTCAGCAGCTCAGCCCACATTTCCTTTTCAACGCACTGAACAATATTTATTCGCTTGTCATCAATAAATCAGAAGCGGCACCGCGCGCCATCGTCGTGCTTTCGGAATTGATGCGTGCCCTGCTCCGCACCGTAGACGAGAACGAAAGCACCTTACGCGAGGAAATCACGCAGTTGACCAGCTATCTGGATCTCAAACGTCTGCAGTACCCTGACGACAATCGAATAGCCTTCACCGTGGATGGAGACATTGATGAGAGAAAGGTCTATCCTCTGCTGTTGCTTCCCTTCGTGGAGAATGCCTTCAAGCATGGCGACCTGCATTCTCACGGAACAACGGTGAACATCCAACTCCGAGTGCAACCAGACCAGTTGCAGCTGATTGTGGCGAACACTCCGTCCGCAGGCAGGAAGGATGACACCAGCGGCATCGGCCTGCACAATGTGCGGAAACGGCTGCGCCTGCTGTACCCCAACCGCCACAAACTGGACATTTCCGCAGAACAGCACTTGTACCGCATCGATCTTATTCTGAAAACATCATGACCATTTCTTGCCTTGCCGTTGACGACGAACCCCTGGCGCTTGACGTGATCGAAACCTTTGTGCAGAAAATCAGCTGGCTCACATTGGTCGGCCGCTGCGGCACATCGATGGAAGCATTGCAGATTCTTCGCTCGCGTGAAATCGATCTACTCTTTCTCGACATTCAGCTTCCCGATCTCACGGGCTTCGAATTGCTGCGTACGCTGAGCAAGCCTCCGATGGTCGTCTTTACCACTGCCTACGCACATTTTGCCGCTGAAAGCTACACCCTGGATGCGTTGGATTACCTCGTGAAACCGTTTACGTTCGAACGTTTCGTACGCGCGGCACAGAAAGCGGCGGAAGAACGTACCGACAGACACGTGCACAACGGCTCGTCGCAGTTTTTCATTCATACCGATCAGGGAGATGTCTGTATCGACGTGCATGACATCCTCTACATCAAAGGCCTGAATGAATACGCGATCATTAAAACCGGATTGCGGGAGTTCGTCGTGCGGGAGTCGTTGCGCGATATCGAAGAACGTATCGCGCACTACGGATATCTCCGTGTGCACAAATCATGGATTGTCTCAATCAAGAGCATCGCGGTGATCGATCGGACCTTTCTCCGGGTTGGCGATGCCGTAATTCCCATCGGAAGAACCTATCACGAGCGTGTCCGGCAAGTCGTTGAAGAACGACGTCTGGGCTGATGGCGAAGGAATGAATCTGCAACTCATAGAGTACTTTTCCACGCACATGTACAGGAGAATCGTTATGCGTTTATTGCTCCTCATTGCACTGTTGGTTGTCATGCCCGCCGTGATGTTGCACGGACAAGGGCATGCCGGTAGTCCCCTCACCGATGCACGGGACGGCCAGACGTATCGTACAGTTATCATCGGCACGCAAACCTGGATGGCCGAGAATCTGAACATCGGATCCGTAATTCCATCCAATGCGCCGGGCTCCCTTATGAAGGACAACGGCGTTATCGAGAAATACTGTTGGGGAGATGACGAAGGAAACTGCGACGGAACCGGCGGAGTGATGAAACGTGGCGGATTCTATGAATGGCAGGAAGCGATGCAATACTGGAATGGTCAGCCGTCGCTCCCTGTTCAGGGGATCTGTCCCCAGGGATGGCATATCCCGTCAAATAGCGAATGGAACACCCTGCTCAATTATCTCGGAGGCGCGGGTGCGTATGCCGTATTGAACGATGGCGGAGCATCTGGTTTTGACGCCCTGATGACCGGGTATCGCTGCACGATGAACGGAGGCTTTCGCGTCAGCGCCATGTCTTCAGACACGCGCACCTATTTCTGGACCGCCGAACAGACTGATGCCGGAAATGCCCCCTTCATCGAGTTAGGGAAAAACTCTCTCCAGGCCATCAGCTTCCAGAAATCCATCGGGCTTTGCGTGCGCTGCGTCAAGGATGCCGTCAATTCGACCGGCAGGCTGGACGTACCGCGGGATCTTACCATACACTCCCTAACCGTTTCTTCACAGCGTCTTCTGACGGTGCGGTACACTGCGCAGGCTGGAGTGCTGGATGTGATTGTTGCGGATATTCTCGGTCGCGTCCTGTATCAGGGAACGCGGCAGGCCCTCCCGGGCGACAATGTTTTGCAGATTGATCTCGGAAACGCCGCCGCGGGTACGTGCATCATTCGACTGTCTGCTCATGGGCAGGCAGAGGCACGCATGCTACAATTTCCGTAGGTGCTACGGACTGGTAATGTCACAGCGCGATAATCATCGGCATTCCTCTGATGATTGTCACCGTTCTTCCCTCACACCTTTCGTAATATCGTAAGGGCTACGACAGAGGTAGTACCCTTATCACCAGCGTATCAACGAGGGATTAGGGAGTGTGTATCGCAGTTTCAGCACCAGGCCCCGTGTCTGGCGGCCTATCGTCCGCTCCGTAAAAAGTCCCTCAGTGAGGGACTTTTTCATTCCTTCAGAATCACGGAAATTGCAAACACAGATTGCCTCCTTCCTGTAGTGCATCTTGACGAAGAAGTGTGAACCGCTCCGCCGGGGCGATGTACACAGGTGCTGGTTCGGATGGAACAGTGGCCGGAGCAGATCGCCGAAATCGGACATTCTCCATCGGCTTGTCGGCAAGGCCGATCGAATGCAAACCCGCAGATCAATCCTTTTCCTCACAACACGCCGGAGTCATTATCCATCACCCTGGAACACGGAAGCACTGGGGGCTCGGACGTCCGGTTATCCCTTCTTTTCGCGCTCGCCGCCCGACTTCCACCCGGCAATGAATTGACGCGCGGCGACCCCTGCGACAATGATGCCGATGACCACGGCACCGTTCTTGCTCGCATCGATACCGCCGATGATCAGCACGAGACCCAGGAGTACCGCGACAGCGGTCAGGACCAGACGCACATTTCGCGACATGACACACCTCCATCCAATAATTCGATAACATTACATATACGACATGCTCACCTCGGAGTTTCGCGCGCGCCACATGAACGAACGATCCCGGTACACAACTCTTATCCATACTGCGGTGCAATATAACCAATCGCATCCTCCCCCGTCCTCTCCAGCAGTGCACACTCCTTGCCGCGTGACAGCGCGATGACGCGTGCCGATGCGAGCCGAAGGTTTTCCTTCCCGCCATGGCGCCCTAGTCCAGCGGTCTGCGACCGGAGTGATACTATTCCTGTGTTCTCAGCCAAATGCCGGCAACACCTGTAGCATACTCTGTGCAAAGCTCACCGTAAACCGCTATCTTTGCACGAAATCCCCAAACAACTTCCTGGAACTGCCATGGGCGCACTGAAACGGAAAATCTGGGAACTGATCGAAGCGGAGGACAGCGGTTCGAGCAGTCGCATGCGCTACGACTGGGTGGACCTGTTCCTGATGACGCTCATTTCGCTGAACGTCGTTGCGGTGGTGCTCGAGACGGTTCCGGAGTTGGGCCGCTCCTACGCCGCCGCGTTTCGATGGTTTGAGACGTTTTCCGTGATCGTCTTCACTGTCGAGTACATTATCCGCATCGCGGTGTGCACGGAGAACCCGCTGTTCAAAGGTGCTCTGCGCGGACGACTCCGCTTCGCTCTCACTCCCTTCGCTATCATTGACCTGCTCGCCATCCTGCCTTCCCTGCTGCCGCTGTTCTTCGCGCTCGATCTGCGCATACTCCGCATTCTGCGCATTTTCCGTTTCCTGCGCGTGCTCAAGCTCGGCCGCTACTCGCATTCCCTGCGGGTGATCGGCAGGGTGCTGGCGGCAAAACGTGCGGATCTCGCTGTCACCATTGTCGTCGTCTTGCTCTTGCTCACACTTGCGTCGAGCGCGATCTACGTGCTGGAGAGCGACGCGCAGCCGGAGGCCTTTACGAGCATTCCCATGTCCATGTGGTGGGGCATCGCCACGCTGACTACCGTGGGTTACGGCGATGTGTACCCCATCACCACGCTCGGAAAAATATTCGCCGCCATCATCGCATTGCTCGGTGTGGGTATCGTGGCTCTCCCCGCGGGCATACTCGCATCGGGATTCTCGGAGGAAATGAACAGGCGTGGCTCGATGTCCGCAACGACGGTCTGTCCTGTCTGTGGACATCGTTTCACCACCGACAACGGCGGGGTTGAGCACGCGCCGGGGCACCTTGAGCCATGATCATGTGACAATTGCGCAAGGAGATTCTGAACACGCAGGTCCCCTGCTTTTGACATCGGAGGATCCGGATAATGGATGCCATCCGAGATAGGGACCACAATCAAACGCCGGCAGACGCATGTATTCCGACGATGCGACAGCGCCTAA
Proteins encoded in this region:
- a CDS encoding histidine kinase; the protein is MLRFKEILIHAGAWLLYSANSVLTYPAEYLERYGVQSIALKQGTFYAVMTVGFYINYFFVTPKLLAKKQYWGFSAAVALLIPLMLGLFLLHALFLDWYFDAGTFFIDDRIPALSTIAFQVLFFLLLSTGARFTRDWFRLQRLSAELKRERENAELALLRQQLSPHFLFNALNNIYSLVINKSEAAPRAIVVLSELMRALLRTVDENESTLREEITQLTSYLDLKRLQYPDDNRIAFTVDGDIDERKVYPLLLLPFVENAFKHGDLHSHGTTVNIQLRVQPDQLQLIVANTPSAGRKDDTSGIGLHNVRKRLRLLYPNRHKLDISAEQHLYRIDLILKTS
- a CDS encoding response regulator transcription factor — encoded protein: MTISCLAVDDEPLALDVIETFVQKISWLTLVGRCGTSMEALQILRSREIDLLFLDIQLPDLTGFELLRTLSKPPMVVFTTAYAHFAAESYTLDALDYLVKPFTFERFVRAAQKAAEERTDRHVHNGSSQFFIHTDQGDVCIDVHDILYIKGLNEYAIIKTGLREFVVRESLRDIEERIAHYGYLRVHKSWIVSIKSIAVIDRTFLRVGDAVIPIGRTYHERVRQVVEERRLG
- a CDS encoding ion transporter, whose translation is MGALKRKIWELIEAEDSGSSSRMRYDWVDLFLMTLISLNVVAVVLETVPELGRSYAAAFRWFETFSVIVFTVEYIIRIAVCTENPLFKGALRGRLRFALTPFAIIDLLAILPSLLPLFFALDLRILRILRIFRFLRVLKLGRYSHSLRVIGRVLAAKRADLAVTIVVVLLLLTLASSAIYVLESDAQPEAFTSIPMSMWWGIATLTTVGYGDVYPITTLGKIFAAIIALLGVGIVALPAGILASGFSEEMNRRGSMSATTVCPVCGHRFTTDNGGVEHAPGHLEP